Proteins encoded in a region of the Corynebacterium genitalium ATCC 33030 genome:
- the proB gene encoding glutamate 5-kinase — protein sequence MNLRRDIATAKRIVVKLGTSSLVDESSAVSQAKIDRIVDAIESRIACGSDVIVVSSGAIAAGMTPLGLKTRPQDLATKQAAAAAGQIHLAQSWGQSFARYGRTVGQVLLTQSDAGVRERARNAQRTIDRLRQLGSVPIVNENDTVATSEMRFGDNDRLSAIVATLISADALILLSDVDGLYDRNPADPAPNFIDEVRSGKDLDGVVAGDGGRFGTGGMASKVSAARLATRGGVPVLLTSAEKIEEALSDAQVGTVFHTRPDSRLSAWKFWALYAADAEGILRLDEGAVKAVTRGGTSLLAVGITSVEGEFHAGNIVEILGPDGQAIGRGEVAYGAAELQTMLGKHTDELPAHQRRAVVHADYLSNYASRL from the coding sequence ATGAATCTTCGCCGCGACATCGCCACGGCCAAGCGCATCGTGGTCAAGCTGGGCACGAGCTCGCTTGTCGACGAATCATCGGCCGTCTCCCAAGCCAAGATCGACCGCATAGTCGACGCGATCGAATCCCGCATCGCCTGCGGCAGCGACGTTATTGTTGTCTCTTCGGGTGCGATTGCGGCGGGAATGACGCCGCTCGGGCTGAAAACCCGTCCGCAGGACTTGGCGACGAAGCAGGCCGCTGCCGCCGCCGGCCAGATCCACTTGGCGCAGTCGTGGGGCCAATCGTTCGCCCGCTATGGCCGGACGGTTGGCCAGGTGCTGCTCACCCAGTCCGACGCCGGTGTGCGTGAACGCGCCCGCAACGCCCAGCGCACCATCGACCGGCTGCGGCAGCTGGGGTCGGTGCCGATTGTGAATGAGAACGACACGGTGGCGACGTCGGAAATGCGCTTCGGCGACAATGACCGGCTCTCCGCGATCGTGGCCACGCTGATTTCCGCCGACGCACTGATTTTGCTTTCCGACGTCGACGGCCTCTACGACCGCAACCCCGCCGACCCAGCCCCGAACTTCATCGATGAGGTTCGCAGCGGCAAAGACCTAGACGGGGTCGTCGCAGGAGACGGCGGGCGCTTTGGCACCGGCGGCATGGCCTCGAAGGTCTCGGCAGCCCGCTTAGCTACTCGTGGGGGAGTTCCGGTTCTGCTCACCTCCGCGGAGAAGATCGAAGAGGCGCTGAGCGATGCCCAGGTAGGGACCGTGTTCCACACCCGGCCCGATTCGCGCCTGTCCGCGTGGAAGTTCTGGGCACTCTACGCCGCTGACGCCGAGGGCATCCTGCGCCTGGACGAAGGCGCGGTCAAAGCTGTCACACGTGGCGGAACGTCGTTGCTCGCTGTCGGCATCACCAGTGTCGAAGGCGAGTTCCACGCCGGGAACATCGTGGAGATTCTCGGGCCCGACGGACAGGCAATTGGCCGTGGTGAAGTCGCCTACGGTGCTGCCGAGCTGCAAACGATGCTGGGCAAGCACACTGACGAGCTGCCTGCGCACCAGCGCCGGGCTGTTGTTCACGCGGACTATCTGTCCAACTACGCGTCGCGT